DNA from Variovorax sp. V213:
CCTCAACCGCATCGACGCCTCGCTGGGCGGCGGCCTCCAGCCGCTGGTGCTGCGTTCGGTGACCGGGCGGCTCGCCGGCCAGCTGAACGAAGAAACCTTCGAGTTCTCGACCGCCGCGCTGCAGTTCGACACCGCCGACGGCATGCGCTGGCCCGGCGGCAACCTGTGGCTGCAGCACTCGCCCGCGCAGGGCCGCACGCCCGAGCACGGCGCATTGCGCGCCGACCGGCTCGACCTGGCCGCGCTGGCCCTCATTGCCGACCGCCTGCCGCTGGGCGATGCCACGCACCGCGTACTCGATGCCTATGCGCCGCGCGGGCTGGTCGAGCGCATCGACCTGAATTGGCAGGGCTCGCTGGGCGCGCCGGAGCGCTACCAGGCCAAGGGGCGGGTCAGCGGCCTGCGCGTCGCCTCGCAGCCGGGGGCGCCGCAAACCGCCGCAGCCGCAGCCGCACCCGCTGCCGGCAACACAGCGGGCGGCACGGCCGCGGCCCCGCAACGCCCGCATGCCGGCTCGCCCGGCGTGAGCGGCGCCACGGTCGAGTTCGAGGCCACCCACGCCGGCGGCACCGCGGCACTGTCGCTGGCCCAGGGCACGCTCGAATTTCCTGGCGTATTCGAAGAGCCGGTGATTCCGATCGACCGGCTCGCCGCCCAGCTCCAGTGGAAGCTCGACAAGGGCAACGCGCAGCTGCAGGTCTCCAAGCTGCGCTTCGCCAACACCGATGCCGAGGGAGAGGCCGAAGCCAGCTGGCGCACCAGCGACCCGGCCGTGTCGTCCGGGCGCGCGCGCTACCCTGGCGTGCTCGACCTGCAGGGCAAGTTGACGCGCGCCGACGGAACGCGCGTGTTCCGCTACCTGCCGCTCGAAATCCCCCAGCACACGCGCGACTACGTGCGCAATGCGGTCACCAAGGGCACGGCCAGCAGCGTCGATTTCCGCGTGCGCGGGGACCTGCACGACATGCCTTTCATGGACCCCAAGAAGGGCGAGTTCCGCATCGTGGCCAAGGTGGCCGACGTCAACTACGCCTACGTGCCGCCCACGTCGGCCATTGCCGCGTCGACGGCATCGAAGGCTGCGGCCTCCGCTGTCCGCACCGGTGCGCCGACGCCGGTCTGGCCGCCGCTCACCGGGCTCTCGGGTGAGCTGGTGTTCGAGCGCGCGGGCATGCTGGTGCGCAATGCGCGCGGGCGGCTGGCCGGCGCATCCGGCATCGAGGTGACCAAGGCCGAGGCCCAGATCGCCGACATGTCGCACCATGCCTCGCTGCTGCGCGTCGATGCCCAGGCCAAGGGCTCGCTCGGTGAACTGCTGCGCGTGGGGGCCCCGCTGGCCGGCGAAACCGGCGAGGCGCTGTCCCGCGCGCGCGCCACCGGCGTGGCCGACTACCGCCTGCACCTCGAACTGCCGCTTGCCGCCTTGGACGCGGCCAAGGTCCAGGCCAGCATCGTGCTGTCCGACAACGAACTGCAATTCGCGCCCGAAGCGCCGTCATTCACCCAGGCCAAGGGCACGGTCAGCTTTACCGAAACAGGTTTTTCGCTGGCCGGCGTCCAGGCCCGGCTGCTGGGCGGCGACGTCCGCCTCGAGGGCCGCGGCCGCTTCGCCGGTGCCAACCGCGAAGTGGCACTGAAGGCGCAGGGCACGGCCACGGCCGAGGGCCTGCGCGGCGCGCGCGAGGCCGAGTGGCTCACCCGGATCGCGGCCAAGGCCAGCGGCAGCACGCCCTACGCGGCCACCTTCTCGATGCGCGACGGCGCACCCGAGTTTTCTCTCACCAGCACGCTGCAAGGCATGGCCCTGCAGTTGCCCGCGCCCCTGGTGAAGACGGCCGACGAGCAGATGCCCCTGCGCATCGAGAAGAAGGTGTTGCAGCGCGAAACCCGCGCGGGTGTTGCCGTCGCGGTGCAGGACCAGCTCTCGATGGAACTCGGCCGCATTGGCGCGGTCCAGTATGTGCGCGACATTTCGGGCGCCGATGCGCGGGTGCTGCGCGGAAGCGTCGCCATCGGCCTGGCACCGGGCGAAACCGCCAGCGTGCCCGACAGGGGCGTGCTGGCCAACGTGAACGTTGCCAAGCTCGACATGCCCGCATGGCAAGCCCTGGTGGGCGAGACGGGCACCAGCGCCGGTGCGGCGGAGGCGCCGGGCGGCACCGAGGACGCGGCCATGGGCTACGTGCCCACGCGCCTCGCGGTGCGCGCGCAGCAACTCGGCATTGCGGGCCGCACGTTGCACAACGTGGTGCTCGGCGGCACGCGCGAAGGCACGCTCTGGCGTGCCAACATCGACGCCACAGAACTCAGCGGCTACGCCGAGTACCGCCACGCGCAGGCCGGCCGGCTCTATGCGCGGCTCGCGCGGCTCAAGATCGCGCCGGCCGAGGCCACGCAGGTCGAAGCGCTGCTCGACGAGGAGCCGGGCACGCTGCCCGCGCTCGACATCGTCGTCGATGATTTCGAGCTGCTGGGCAAGCGCCTGGGCCGCGCCGAAATCGACGCCGTCAACCGCGGCGGCGCGGGCCGCGAGTGGCTGCTCAACAAACTGAGCTTCACCATGCCCGAGGCGAACTTCACGGCCAAGGGCACCTGGGCCGCGAGCTCGGTCACCACGCCTGGGCGGTCCGAGCGGCGGCGCACGGCCATGACCTTCACGCTCGACATCGCGGACGCCGGCAACCTGCTCACGCGCTTTGGCATGCCCGGGGTCCTGCGGCGCGGCAGCGGACGGCTCGAGGGCGACGTCCACTGGCGCGGCTCGCCGTTCTCGCTCGACTACCCGAGCCTGGGCGGCCAGATCCAGGTCAACGTCGAATCGGGCCAGTTCCTCAAGGCCGACCCGGGCCTTGCCAAGCTGCTCGGGGTGCTGAGCCTGCAGGCGCTGCCGCGCCGGCTCACGCTGGATTTCCGCGATGTGTTCAGCCAGGGCTTCGCCTTCGACTTCATCCGCGGCGACGCGAGAATCACCAACGGCATCGCGAGCACCAACAACCTGCAGATGAAGGGCGTCAACGCCGCTGCGCTGATGGATGGCTCGGCCGACATCGTGCGCGAGACGCAAGACCTGCGCGTGGTGGTGGTGCCCGAAATCAATGCCGGCACCGCCGCGCTGGTGGCCACCGCCATCAACCCGGCGATCGGGCTGGGCACCTTCCTCGCGCAGTGGGTGCTGAGCAAGCCGCTCGCCACCGCCGCCACGCAGGAGTTCCACATCGAAGGCACCTGGGCCGACCCCAAGATCGCCAAGGTGCCACGATCCATCCTGCCGAACGCCTCGGCCCTTCCCGCGCCGGCCGCGGGCGGCGCAGGCAAGAAAACGGAGACCACGCAATGAAAGTCGCAGCCATCCAGATGGTCTCGGCCATCGCCCGCGAAGCCAACCTCGCGCGCGCCCACGGCCTGCTCGCCCAAGCCGCCGAGACCGGCGCCGAGCTGGCGGTGCTGCCCGAGTATTTCTGCATGATGGGCGCGCGCGACACCGACAAGCTGGGCCTGCGCGAAACCGCCGGCGCCGGCGCCGTGCAGGGCTTTCTTGCCGATGCGGCGCGCGAGTTCGGGCTCTGGATCGTCGGCGGCACGCTGCCCATCGAGACTGCCGATGCCGAGCACGTCTTCAACAGCTCGCTGTGCTATTCGCCCGACGGCCAGTGCGTGGCGCGCTACGACAAGATCCACCTGTTCTATTTCGACAACGGCACCGAGCGCTACGACGAGCGCCGCGTGATCGCACCGGGCGCCACGCCCGTGGTGTTCGACCTGCCTTCCCGCGACGGGCACCGCTGGCGGGTGGGCATGAGCGTCTGCTACGACCTGCGCTTTCCCGAGCTCTACCGCGCGCTGGCCAGGCAGGGCGCCGAGCTGCTGCTGGTGCCCAGTGCCTTCACCCGCACCACGGGCGCCGCGCACTGGGAGGTGCTGCTGCGTGCCCGCGCCATCGAGAACCTGGCCTGGGTAGTGGCGCCCGCGCAGGGCGGCACGCACGAGAACGGCCGCCAGACCTGGGGCCAGTCGATGGTGGTCGACCCCTGGGGCACGGTGGTGGCGCAGCAGGCCAGCGACGAAGGCGTGGTGCTGTTCGACCTGGATGCCGGGCAGATCGAGCGCATGCGCGCCCAGCTGCCGGTTCTCTCGCACCGCGTACTCTAGCGATGGAGGATGTCTTGCAAGTCGCACCGCCGCGGTGGGCGCTGTCCGCCTTCGCGCGCATGCGTTCGCTGTGGCAGCGCTGGTTTCTCTGGCTGATCCTGGCCGTCCTGGTGTCGGCCTTGCTGATCACCGTGGTGTGGCTCGCGGGGCGGCACGAGGTCGAACAGGTGCAGGCGGCACTCGACCGCGACACTGCCGATGCGGTTTCCGACCTGCGCAACGGCCTGCAGCGCAATGCCCAGAGCCTGCGTGCCACGCAGGCCTCCGGGCTGGACCGCACGCACTGGCCCGAAGCCGCGGCCGGCCTGCTGCGCGAGCACCGCGAATGGCTGCGGCTCGAGTGGCGCGACGCCGCGCTGCGTCCGCTGGAGGCCGTCAACACGCCCTACCGCATGCGGCTGATCGGCGAGGAGAGCCGCGGGCCCGACCAGTCGGACGTGGCGCTGGCCTGCGCGGCCGCGCGCAAGCTCGGCGCGCCGGCCTATTCGCCGAGCCACTACGTGCCGATCCTCGGCGGGGGTGGTGTCGAGGTGATGGAGCTCTGCCTGCCCATCGACGCGGGCGGTTTCCTCGTGGCCAGCTACTCGCTGCGCGACACGCTCATCGAGCTGGTCGGCCCCACGCTCACGCGCGGCCAGGAAGTGGCATTCACCGAAGCCGACGGCACGCGCCTGGTGGCGCTCGGCACTTCGCGCCGAACGGGGACGCGCGTCTTCACCTCGCAGCAGCTGATCGACCTGCCCGGTGCCGCGCTGATGCTGCGCGTCGACGGCTGGCGCGCCGCGCCCGATCTTTTCCCCAACGTGCTGACCGCGCTGGTCACGGCCATTTCCATCGCGCTGGTGTCCGTGCTGGTGCTGCTGGCACGCGATACGCGCCGCCGGCTGCGCGCCGAGCGCGACCTGGCCGATGCGCTCGCCTTCCGCAAGGCGATGGAAGATTCGGTCATCACCGGCCTGCGCGCACGCGACCTGCAGGGGCGCATCACCTACGTGAATCCCGCGTTCTGCGAAATGGTCGGCTTCAGTCCCGAGGAGCTGATGGCCGGGAGCGGCGAATCGATCGAGGCTCCCTACTGGCCGACCGAGCTGGCGCACGAATACCAGCAGCGGCAGGCCCGGCGCCTGGCGGGTGGCATGCCGCCGCGCGAAGGCTTCGAGTCGGTCTTCATGCGCAAGGACGGCACGCGATTTCCGGTGCTCATCTTCGAAGCTCCGCTGATCAACGCGCAGCGCGTGCAAACCGGCTGGATGAGCGCCTTCATCGACATCAGCGAGCAGCGCCGCGTCGAAGAACTTTCACGGGCCAGCCAGGAGCGCCTGCAGGCCAGCGCGCGGCTCGCCACCGTCGGCGAAATGGCCTCGCTGCTGAGCCATGAGCTCACGCAGCCGCTGGCTGCCATTGCCAGCTATGCGACCGGGTCGCTCAACATGCTGGGCCCGCACGCCAAGGGCGAGCAGGCCGAGGTGGCCATGGCGGTGCGGCGCATTGCCGAGCAGGCCGACCGTGCCGGCCAGGTGATCCGCAGCGTGCACGACTTCGTGCGCCGGCGCGACCGTACGCGCGAGGCCGCGGCACCGCAGGCGCTGATCGACGCGGTGCTGCCGCTGGTGCGGCTGCAGGCGCGCAAGCTGGGCGTGAGCATCGAGGTAGCGCTCGAAGACGGCTTGCCCAAGGCCATGTGCGACCGCACGCTGGTCGAACAGGTGCTGCTGAACCTGGCGCGCAATGCGATGCAGGCGATGGACACCGCGGACAATGCCGGCGAGCGCATCCTGCGGCTGCGCGTGGCGCGCGTGGTGGCCGTCGGCGGCCCGGGCGCTGAGGACGCGCGGCGCTGGCTCGAGTTTTCGGTGGCCGACTTCGGCAGCGGCATCAGCGAAGAGGTGGCGGGCCGCCTCTTCACGCCTTTTTTCACCACGCGGGCCGACGGCATGGGGCTCGGCCTCAGCCTGTGCCGCACGGTGGTGGAGCAGCATGGCGGCGTGCTCATGTTCGAGCCCAACAGCCCCCGGGGCACCGTGTTCCGGTTTACCCTGCCGAGTACATGACTCACCCCCAGGCTTCGCGCTCGTTTTTGGAATTGATATGCAACCGCTGATCGACGGTCTCATCTTCATCGTGGACGACGACGCCAGCGTGCGCGAGGCGCTGGCCTGGCTGCTGCGCTCGCGCCGCCTCGAGAGCGAGCACTTCGCGAGCGCCGAAGCTTTCGAGCAGCGCCTGGCCGACGGTCCGCTGCCCGAGCAGCCGCTGTGCCTGTTGCTGGATGTGCGGATGCCCGGCACCAGCGGCCTGGTGCTTTTCGACCGGCTCGCGGAACGCGGCCTCCTGGACGCCATGCCGGTGATCTTCCTGACGGGCCATGCCGACGTGCCGACCGCGGTGGACGCGGTGAAGCGCGGGGCCTTCGATTTTTGCGAGAAGCCGTTTTCCGACAACGCGCTGGTCGACCGCATCGAGCAGGCGCTGAGTGCCTCGCTCCGGGCGCTGGAAATCCAGCGTGCGCAGCGCAGCCTGGCCGGCCGGATCGCCGAACTGACCGAGCGCGAGCGCGACGTGATGCGGCTCGTGGTCGAGGGATTGCCCAACAAGCTGATTGCCGATCAGCTGGCGATCAGCGTGCGCACGGTGGAGGTCCACCGCGCGCGCGTGTTCGACAAGATGGAAGTGAAATCGGCGGTCGAGCTGGCCAACCGCCTGCGGGATCTCTAGGCATCCCGAGCTTCGGTCTTGCGTGTGAACACCGCGGAACCGGCTTTGCCGGGCCGCTGGTGTTGCCCCCTGGAAGGGGGCTGGCAAAGCGACACGAAGTGCGCGAAGACTGGGGGGTCAGCCTTTTTCCGCGACGAAGATCTCGACGCGGCGGTTCTGGGCACGGCCGGCCGGCGTGCTGTTGTCGGCCAGGGGTTCGCGCGAGCCGCGGCCGTCGGTGGTGATGGCCGTCGTCGAGACGCCACGGCCCACCAGGTGGTTGCGCACGCTGTCGGCGCGGCTCACCGAGAGGCGCTCGTTGCCTTCTTCGCTGCCGGTGTTGTCGGTGTGGCCGACCACGCGCACGCTGGCTGCGGTGGCGCTGCGCAGGCCTTCGGCCGCCTTGTCCAGCACCTGGGCGAGGTTGCGCTTCACGTTGGCACGGCCCACGTCGAAAGAGAGTTCATTGGGAATCACGAGGTGCAGCTGGTTGTCCGTGGTCTGCTCGATCACCACGCCCGTGCCCTTGGTCGAGTTTTCGAGCTCGGTCTTGAGCGAGGCCAGGCGCGCGGTCCAGCTGTTGGCTGGTGCGGCCGCCTGTGCAGCCGGCGCGGCGGCCGACCCCGGCGCGGGGGATTGCGAGGCGCACCCCACAACGAACAATGCGGCCGCAGCCGCACCCGAAACAACAAACTTCCTCATGAGTTTTCCCTCTGAATTGACATTGAAACGATGGCGATGAGCGCCGGCCGCTCCCACCCCGGCCGGCTTGTTCTTTTTTGATCTGTCTTTTTATCTGTCGATGTCCGGTCAGCCTCGTGGCGCGCGCTCGCCCACGTAGATTTCGACGCGGCGGTTCTGCGCCCGGCCGCCGTCGCTGTTGTTGTCGGCAATCGGTTCGTGCGAGCCGCGGCCTTCGATGCGGAAAGCCGCCGCGCTCACGCCGCGCGCCACCAGGTAGTCGCGCGTGCTCGCGGCGCGGTCGACCGACAGCGGGTTGTTGATCGCGTCCGAGCCAGTGCTGTCGGTGTGGCCGATGATGCGCACCTCGGCATTCGGGTTGTTGCGCAGGCCGCTCGCGAACTGGTCGAGCACCGGCGCGAAGTTGGACTTGATGTTCGAACGGCCGACGTCGAAGGACACGTCACTCGGGATCTGGAGCTTGAGCTCGTTGTTCGGGGTTTGCGTCACGGCCACGCCGGTGCCCTGGGTGGCGGCTTCCATCTGGCGCTTCTGGTTTTCCATGCGCTGCGACCACAGGTAGCCGCCCAGCGCGCCGGCTGCGGCCCCGACCACCGCACCGGTGCCGATGGCACCGCGGTTGCCGCCGGTGGCAGAACCGATGGCCGCGCCGCCCAGTGCGCCAATGCCGGCGCCGATGCCGGTGTTGCGTTGGGTGTCGGTCATGCCGCCGGCACATCCGGACAGGACGAGAGCAGCGGCGGTGGTGGCGAGTACGAACTTTTTCATGGCAATCCCTTTCAAGGTTGAATCAGGCGGGACAGCTTAGCGTCGGCGAGCACGCGATGGTACGGCCTTCCTGTCTTGGAGGAAAGAGCAAAACATTCTGCAAAGTCCCGTGAATACTGCGATGATTGCTACTAAAGTAATAGCTAATAGCCTGTTTTCCGACACCCCGCGCCGACTTTGGGCTACGCAAGGAATTCACGGTTTCGGCGGCGGATTCTTTTCCGCGGGGCCGTTGCCGTCATCGGGGGCCTCGTCCTCATCGTGCAGCTCGCCCTTCCTTCGACCCGAAAACATGGTCCACCAGACGATCAATATGAACACGAGCCCGGCCCCGAGGGCTTCAAGCAAAATCAAACCCATGAGAAATGGACTCCAGTGGCTGGTTGGGCTCGCGATCGTAGCAACGCTGGCCGGCTGCTCGGTCGGGCCGCGCGTGCCTGACACACCGGCACGCCCCGCCGCCACGCCCCCGCGCGACCTCGGTCCGCTGACCGGCTCGCTCGCGCATCCCAAGAGCCGATGGGTGCCGGTGGGCTGGTCGGAACTGCCGGGTTTCGGCGACGACCCGCTGCACGAAGCCTGGATTGCGCTGCTCGCCAACTGCGCCCGGCCCAACGCCGCCTTTGCGCCGCTGTGCCGCGACGTGCGCCAGCTGGCCATTGCCACGCCCGAAGAACAGAGGCAGTGGATGACGGAGAGGCTCCAGCCCTACCGGATCGAGTCGCTCGCGGGTTCGAGCGAAGGCAAACTCACGAGCTACTACGAACCGGTGTACGAGGCCTCGCGCGTGCCCACGGCCACCTTCAGCGTTCCGATCTACCAGGCGCCCGAAGGACTGGTGCCGCGCCGCCCCTGGTACACCCGCCAGGAAATCGAAACCCTGCCCGAGGCGCAGGCGGCCTTGCGCGGCCGCGAGATCGCGTGGATGGCCGACCCCATCGACGCGCTCATGCTGCACATCCAGGGTTCCGGGCGGCTTCGCATCACCGAAGCCAACGGCGTGCAGCGCACCGTGCGCGTGGCGTTCTCGGCCACCAACGAGCAGCCCTACAAGAGCGTTCAGCAATGGCTGATCTCGCAGGGCGTGGCCAAGGTCGGCAAGTGGCCCGACGACACCAAGGCGTGGGCGGCGCAGAACCCGCAGCGCGTGTCTCAGCTGTTGTGGAGCAATCCGCGCTACGTGTTCTTCCGCGAAGAGACCATGAGCGAGGTCGATGCGGCCTTCGGCCCGCGCGGCGCGCAAGGCGTGCCGCTGACGGCGGGGCGCTCCATCGCGGTCGACCGCGAGAGCATCCCGTACGGCACGCCGGTATGGCTCGCGTCGAGCGGGCCCGCGGCGCAATTGCAGAAACTGGTGGTGGCGCAGGACACCGGCAGCGCCATCCTCGGTGCCGTGCGCGCCGACTACTTCGCCGGCACCGGCGCCGACGCCGGCCGCCTTGCCGCGAGCATGAACCAGTCCCTGCGCCTCTGGGCCCTCTGGCCAAGGCAGTTGCCCGCGCCCTGAAGGGAGAGGAGGACGGTATTCCTTTCCAGGAACACCGCGGAACCGGCTCTGCCGGGCCGCTGGTGTCGCCCCCGGCAGGGGGTTGGCGTAGCGACACGAAGTGCGCGAAGACTGGGGGAGCCAAATCTGACTGGAAGCTGAGCGTTTCACGCGGGTGTCATGCGAAGTACCTACCTTCGCGGGTTGATTTCTTGTTCAACCCACGAAAGACATTGCGCATGACCGCAAACTCCCGCAGCGACGATCCTTCGATCGATCTCGACGACATCGGCACCAACCCCACGGCGAACCCGTCCTTCAATGACCTGGTCGCGTCGCGCCTGAGCCGGCGTCAGCTGTTCGGCCTGGGTGTGGGCACAGCCAGCACGGCGCTGCTGCAAGCGTGCGGCGGCGGCGGTGGAGGCGGCGCCGCCTTCCCCGTGCTGCCCCCCGCACCGGCTCCCGCTCCACCGGCCCCGCCGCCCCCCGCGCCCGCACCGGCTCCGACACCCCTGAAGCTCAACTTCAGTGCCGTGGCCAAGAGCCTGGACGACGTGGTGAGCGTGCCCGCCGGCTACACCGCCAGCGTGCTCTACCGCCTGGGCGACCCGATTGCCGCCGGCGTGCCGGCCTATGCCAACGACGGTACCGACGCCCCCGCCACCTATGACCGCCGTGCCGGCGACCACCACGACGGCATGACCTTCTTCGGCATGGGCGCCTCGAACAAGTGGGAGCCGGCCAGCGCCACGCGCGGCCTGCTCGCGATGAACCACGAAGCCATCACGCCGCTGTTCCTGCATCCCACCGGCCAGACCATCGTCGGCACGGGCAATGCGGCGGTCCGCACCGTGGCAGACGAAGTGCTGCGCGAGTTCTACCTGCACGGCGTGAGCGTGATCGAGGTCAACAAGAGCGGCAACAGCTGGAGCTACAAGCAGGACTCGAGCTTCAACCGCCGCGTTCACACGCTCACCGAAATGACGTTCTCGGGTCCGGCCGCCAAGACCGACTACCTGAAGACCAAGTACTCGACGGACGGCAGCAAGACCCGCGGAACGCTCAACAACTGCGCCAACGGCACCACGCCCTGGGGCACCTACCTGACCTGCGAGGAGAACTGGGCCGGGTATTTCCGCCGCATTGCCGCCACCGACAACCCCAACCGCAGTGCGAAGGAAATCACTTCGTTCACCCGCTACGGCGTTTCGAGCACCGGCCGCGAACTGTGGGCCACCGTCACGCCCGACACGGCCGACAGCATCTATGGCCGCTGGAACACCCAGGTGGTCGGCGCCACCGCCACCGACGATTTCCGCAACGGTGCCAACACCTACGGCTGGGTGGTCGAGATCGATCCCTTCAACCCGGCCAGCACGCCCAAGAAGCGCACTGCGCTCGGCCGCTTCGGCCACGAAGGCGCCTGCCTCGGCCCGGTCGTGGTCGGCAAGCCGCTGGTCTGGTACATGGGCGACGACTCGCGCAACGAGTACATCTACAAGTTCGTCTCCACCAAGGCCTGGGACGCGGCCGACATCGGCGGTGGCATCGCGGCCGGCGACAAGTACATGGACGACGGCAAGCTCTACGTGGCGCGCTTCAACGCCGACGGCAGCGGCAACTGGCTGGAACTTTCCCTGGGCGTGAACGGCATCACCTCCGGCAACGCAACCTACCCCTTTGCCGACGCGGCCGATGTCGTGGTCAACGTGCGCCTCGCGGCCGACGTTGCCGGCGCGACCAAGATGGACCGCCCCGAGTGGACCGCCGTCAACCCGAAGACGGGCGACGTGTACGTCACGCTCACCAACACCAACGCCAGTTCGCGCCCGATCACCGCGACCGACGGTGCCAATCCGCGCTACTACAACGACCCCAAGGGACCGTCCGCCACCGCGCAGACCGGCAACCCGAACGGCCACATCGTGCGCTTTGCGGACGACGGCGCCAACCCTGCCGCGCTCACCTTCAAGTGGGACGTGTACCTGTTCGGCGCGCGCTCCACGGCCTCGGCCGACATCAACGTGTCGCAACTGAGCGCCGACAACGACTTCTCCAGCCCGGACGGCATGTGGTTCAGCCACGCCACGGCTGGCCTGCTCTGGCTGGAGACGGACGACGGCGCCTACACCGACGTGACCAACTGCATGCTGCTGGCCGCGCTGCCGGGCAAGCTCGGCGACGGTGGCGCGAAGACGATCACCAACGTCGACGGCGCCACCACCCGCACCCAAGCCACCTTCGTCGGCAAGGCGCCCGGCACCGACGGCCTGCGCCGCTTCCTCGTCGGCCCGAAGGACTGCGAAATCACCGGCATCGCCGAATCGGGCGACGGCCGCGCGCTGTTCGTCAACATCCAGCACCCGGGCGAAACAACCGCCGCAGCGAACATCAGCGATCCGACCAAGTTCGGCAGCCACTGGCCGCAGGGCGGCAGCGCCCGTCCGCGCTCGGCCACGGTCGTCATCACCAAGGATGACGGCGGGCTGATCGGCCTCTAAGAGAAAGCCCTCAGCGCAGGGACTCCCGGGTTGCGTGCAATCCGGGAGTCCCTACCGGGGCAGCGGCAGCGCCGTCTTGTACCTGACCTGCTTGAGCGCAAAGCTCGAGCGGATCTTCTCGATGCCTGGAATCGGCGTGAGCTGTTCCAGGATGAATTTCTCCAGCGCCGCCATGTCGGCCACCGCGATGCGGATCAGGTAGTCGCTGTCGCCCGTCATCAGGTAGCACTCCATCACCTCGTCGTGCTCGGCGATGCGCTCTTCGAAGTCGGCGAGCGACTGCTTGCTTTGCGTCGTGAGGCTGATCGAGATGAACACGTTGAGCCCCAGGCCCAGCGCCTTCGCGCTCGCGAGCGCCACATAGCGATCGATCACGCCATTCGCCTCGAGCATCTTCACGCGCGCGAGGCACGGCGACGGCGAGAGGTGCACGCGGCGCGCCAGCTCCACGTTCGACAGCGCGCCGTCGCGCTGCAGTTCGTCGAGAATGCGCAGGTCGATGGCGTCGAGTTGCATGAAATGCCGCAAAAGCTGAAGTTGTCGGAATTTTATGCTGCGAAGCCTGCATGGGATTGACCGCGCCGGTAGCTAATTTGCCGCATGGCGGCCTAAAGTGCCGGCATGAATGCCCCGATTTCCAACGACCAGATGCGTGCGCTGCTGCTCGACACGCCGCTCTCGCACGACCCCGATCCTGCAGAGACCGCCGAGTGGCGCGACGCCTTCCTGGCGCTGGCGCAAACGCATGGCCCTCAGCGCGCACGGCAGATGCT
Protein-coding regions in this window:
- a CDS encoding YhdP family protein, which encodes MNDTASSPSRLLKITAATARWLLGLLIAAWLLLALSVVVLHAWIVPRIGDYRGALEAQASKAIGVPVRIGSITARSDSLFPVFELRDVVLHDAQKREALRLVRVVASVSPRSLWRLNFEQLYIEGPQVDVRRDVFGKLHVAGLHMDTDTTGETRAADWFFAQRELVVEGGTVRWTDEQRQTEPLLLSDVRFVARNTARRHGLRLDATPPAGWGERFTLRGQFRQPLLSVRSGRWQTWDGQIYADLPYMDVTRLGRYISIDARIREGNGALRLWADMKKGQIVGGAADLGLNRIDASLGGGLQPLVLRSVTGRLAGQLNEETFEFSTAALQFDTADGMRWPGGNLWLQHSPAQGRTPEHGALRADRLDLAALALIADRLPLGDATHRVLDAYAPRGLVERIDLNWQGSLGAPERYQAKGRVSGLRVASQPGAPQTAAAAAAPAAGNTAGGTAAAPQRPHAGSPGVSGATVEFEATHAGGTAALSLAQGTLEFPGVFEEPVIPIDRLAAQLQWKLDKGNAQLQVSKLRFANTDAEGEAEASWRTSDPAVSSGRARYPGVLDLQGKLTRADGTRVFRYLPLEIPQHTRDYVRNAVTKGTASSVDFRVRGDLHDMPFMDPKKGEFRIVAKVADVNYAYVPPTSAIAASTASKAAASAVRTGAPTPVWPPLTGLSGELVFERAGMLVRNARGRLAGASGIEVTKAEAQIADMSHHASLLRVDAQAKGSLGELLRVGAPLAGETGEALSRARATGVADYRLHLELPLAALDAAKVQASIVLSDNELQFAPEAPSFTQAKGTVSFTETGFSLAGVQARLLGGDVRLEGRGRFAGANREVALKAQGTATAEGLRGAREAEWLTRIAAKASGSTPYAATFSMRDGAPEFSLTSTLQGMALQLPAPLVKTADEQMPLRIEKKVLQRETRAGVAVAVQDQLSMELGRIGAVQYVRDISGADARVLRGSVAIGLAPGETASVPDRGVLANVNVAKLDMPAWQALVGETGTSAGAAEAPGGTEDAAMGYVPTRLAVRAQQLGIAGRTLHNVVLGGTREGTLWRANIDATELSGYAEYRHAQAGRLYARLARLKIAPAEATQVEALLDEEPGTLPALDIVVDDFELLGKRLGRAEIDAVNRGGAGREWLLNKLSFTMPEANFTAKGTWAASSVTTPGRSERRRTAMTFTLDIADAGNLLTRFGMPGVLRRGSGRLEGDVHWRGSPFSLDYPSLGGQIQVNVESGQFLKADPGLAKLLGVLSLQALPRRLTLDFRDVFSQGFAFDFIRGDARITNGIASTNNLQMKGVNAAALMDGSADIVRETQDLRVVVVPEINAGTAALVATAINPAIGLGTFLAQWVLSKPLATAATQEFHIEGTWADPKIAKVPRSILPNASALPAPAAGGAGKKTETTQ
- a CDS encoding OmpA family protein; translated protein: MRKFVVSGAAAAALFVVGCASQSPAPGSAAAPAAQAAAPANSWTARLASLKTELENSTKGTGVVIEQTTDNQLHLVIPNELSFDVGRANVKRNLAQVLDKAAEGLRSATAASVRVVGHTDNTGSEEGNERLSVSRADSVRNHLVGRGVSTTAITTDGRGSREPLADNSTPAGRAQNRRVEIFVAEKG
- a CDS encoding response regulator transcription factor, whose amino-acid sequence is MQPLIDGLIFIVDDDASVREALAWLLRSRRLESEHFASAEAFEQRLADGPLPEQPLCLLLDVRMPGTSGLVLFDRLAERGLLDAMPVIFLTGHADVPTAVDAVKRGAFDFCEKPFSDNALVDRIEQALSASLRALEIQRAQRSLAGRIAELTERERDVMRLVVEGLPNKLIADQLAISVRTVEVHRARVFDKMEVKSAVELANRLRDL
- a CDS encoding nitrogen regulation protein NR(II), whose translation is MEDVLQVAPPRWALSAFARMRSLWQRWFLWLILAVLVSALLITVVWLAGRHEVEQVQAALDRDTADAVSDLRNGLQRNAQSLRATQASGLDRTHWPEAAAGLLREHREWLRLEWRDAALRPLEAVNTPYRMRLIGEESRGPDQSDVALACAAARKLGAPAYSPSHYVPILGGGGVEVMELCLPIDAGGFLVASYSLRDTLIELVGPTLTRGQEVAFTEADGTRLVALGTSRRTGTRVFTSQQLIDLPGAALMLRVDGWRAAPDLFPNVLTALVTAISIALVSVLVLLARDTRRRLRAERDLADALAFRKAMEDSVITGLRARDLQGRITYVNPAFCEMVGFSPEELMAGSGESIEAPYWPTELAHEYQQRQARRLAGGMPPREGFESVFMRKDGTRFPVLIFEAPLINAQRVQTGWMSAFIDISEQRRVEELSRASQERLQASARLATVGEMASLLSHELTQPLAAIASYATGSLNMLGPHAKGEQAEVAMAVRRIAEQADRAGQVIRSVHDFVRRRDRTREAAAPQALIDAVLPLVRLQARKLGVSIEVALEDGLPKAMCDRTLVEQVLLNLARNAMQAMDTADNAGERILRLRVARVVAVGGPGAEDARRWLEFSVADFGSGISEEVAGRLFTPFFTTRADGMGLGLSLCRTVVEQHGGVLMFEPNSPRGTVFRFTLPST
- a CDS encoding carbon-nitrogen hydrolase family protein → MKVAAIQMVSAIAREANLARAHGLLAQAAETGAELAVLPEYFCMMGARDTDKLGLRETAGAGAVQGFLADAAREFGLWIVGGTLPIETADAEHVFNSSLCYSPDGQCVARYDKIHLFYFDNGTERYDERRVIAPGATPVVFDLPSRDGHRWRVGMSVCYDLRFPELYRALARQGAELLLVPSAFTRTTGAAHWEVLLRARAIENLAWVVAPAQGGTHENGRQTWGQSMVVDPWGTVVAQQASDEGVVLFDLDAGQIERMRAQLPVLSHRVL